The Gordonia sp. KTR9 genome contains a region encoding:
- a CDS encoding MFS transporter — MQMLDTTIVNIALPDLARDLGASTSQQLLVLTVYTLSFACTLLTAATLGARVGRRRMFVIGMVAFTVTSVLCGVSTGPGELIAFRGLQGVSAALMSAQTLALIAALFDKRRHGLVFGVYGAVAGLAAILGPVVGGFLVDADVLGWGWRAIFFVNVPLGVLSCLLAHRRLPAAREPTPGRVDVPGVVMSATALFLLLYPLALGREMGWPPILWVMIGTAGILLALFALHELRVDARGGTPLLRPRLFASRRFTVGLLLSLLFFSVFAGFFFTVSISAQFGLGYSAFRTGMLALPFAIGAAVGSLCSPRVVVRLTAPHTLTAGALAVGAGFVWLAIIIEPAAETLPWPGILGPLVLGGLGTGLFIAPLQAVILSDTTESTVGTATGTIPTVQQIGASIGLAVVTLFFFGQVAGQTAETVPVVRAELVAALPDSPVRPVLHVAVADRFASCAGEQLRSAHPERPAPACAGGPTSPAIAAVAAQARPWTQDAARSVTARTFLAALRTTLVTLGLVAVAIAVLTTALRTRQTP; from the coding sequence ATGCAGATGCTGGACACCACCATCGTCAACATCGCCCTGCCCGATCTCGCCCGGGACCTCGGCGCGTCGACGTCGCAGCAACTCCTGGTGCTGACGGTGTACACGCTGTCGTTCGCCTGCACCCTGCTGACCGCGGCGACACTGGGGGCCCGAGTCGGACGCCGCCGGATGTTCGTGATCGGCATGGTGGCCTTCACCGTCACATCGGTGCTGTGCGGTGTGTCGACCGGGCCGGGTGAACTCATCGCGTTTCGCGGGTTACAGGGTGTCAGTGCGGCGCTCATGTCTGCGCAGACCCTGGCGCTCATCGCGGCCCTCTTCGACAAGAGACGCCACGGACTGGTCTTCGGCGTCTACGGGGCCGTGGCCGGTCTCGCCGCCATCCTCGGCCCGGTGGTCGGCGGATTCCTCGTCGACGCCGACGTTCTCGGATGGGGCTGGCGAGCGATCTTCTTCGTCAACGTCCCACTGGGCGTGCTCTCCTGCCTGCTCGCCCACCGCCGCCTGCCCGCCGCCCGTGAGCCGACGCCGGGACGGGTTGACGTCCCGGGTGTGGTCATGTCGGCGACGGCGCTGTTCCTGCTGCTGTACCCGCTGGCCCTCGGACGCGAGATGGGGTGGCCCCCGATCCTGTGGGTGATGATCGGGACGGCCGGAATCCTGTTGGCGCTGTTCGCCCTTCACGAGTTGCGCGTCGACGCCCGGGGTGGCACTCCCCTGCTGCGACCACGACTGTTCGCCTCCCGCCGGTTCACGGTCGGGCTTCTCCTGTCGCTTCTGTTCTTCAGCGTGTTCGCCGGGTTCTTCTTCACCGTGTCGATCTCGGCCCAGTTCGGACTCGGCTACTCGGCGTTCCGGACCGGGATGCTGGCGCTGCCCTTCGCAATCGGTGCTGCCGTCGGCTCGCTCTGTTCGCCACGGGTGGTCGTCCGGCTCACGGCCCCGCACACCTTGACGGCTGGGGCCCTCGCCGTCGGAGCCGGATTCGTTTGGCTCGCGATCATCATCGAACCGGCAGCGGAGACCTTGCCGTGGCCCGGCATCCTCGGTCCCCTCGTACTCGGCGGTCTGGGAACCGGCCTGTTCATCGCACCGTTGCAGGCCGTGATCCTGTCCGACACGACCGAGTCCACGGTGGGCACGGCAACCGGGACGATCCCCACGGTTCAGCAGATCGGCGCCTCGATCGGGCTGGCGGTCGTCACCCTGTTCTTCTTCGGACAGGTGGCCGGGCAGACCGCCGAGACGGTTCCGGTTGTACGAGCCGAACTCGTTGCGGCGCTGCCGGACTCACCGGTTCGCCCGGTGCTGCACGTGGCGGTCGCCGATCGTTTCGCATCCTGCGCGGGCGAGCAGCTGAGATCCGCTCATCCGGAACGACCGGCGCCGGCCTGCGCGGGCGGCCCGACGTCGCCGGCGATCGCGGCGGTCGCGGCGCAGGCGCGGCCCTGGACCCAGGACGCGGCGCGGTCGGTGACGGCCCGGACTTTCCTGGCCGCCCTGCGGACGACCCTCGTGACGTTGGGTCTCGTCGCCGTCGCGATCGCGGTACTCACGACAGCGCTACGGACGCGACAGACCCCGTGA
- a CDS encoding siderophore-interacting protein — MAKRVNTMTVLRSERISPHFVRLYLGGEGFEDFQPAVGKSGEPDTDMYVKFIFAPPGVSYPEPFDLQEVRANEPPERQPVLRTYTVRRVDAAARELVVDFVVHGSEGIAGPWAAAVGSGETIRFVGPGSGYRPRADAPWHLLACDEAGLPAVAAALEALPADAVAKVFIEVAGPEDELDLDAPAGAEITWVHRGGPAGEVDDSLAGDNAPLIEAVRATEWLDGEPHVFIHGEAQAVMHNLRAYVRKERGVGAANASISGYWRRGRTEEGFRQWKADLRAEEEGVGAQG, encoded by the coding sequence ATGGCGAAACGCGTGAACACGATGACGGTGCTCCGGAGCGAGCGGATCAGTCCGCACTTCGTGCGCCTGTACCTGGGCGGTGAAGGGTTCGAGGACTTCCAGCCGGCAGTCGGCAAGTCCGGGGAACCCGACACCGACATGTATGTGAAGTTCATCTTCGCACCGCCGGGTGTCAGCTACCCGGAGCCGTTCGATCTGCAGGAGGTCCGTGCCAACGAGCCCCCGGAGCGTCAGCCGGTGCTGCGGACCTACACCGTTCGCCGCGTCGATGCGGCCGCTCGTGAGCTCGTCGTCGACTTCGTCGTCCACGGGAGCGAGGGCATCGCCGGTCCCTGGGCGGCCGCGGTCGGCTCGGGCGAGACGATCCGCTTCGTCGGACCGGGCAGCGGTTATCGCCCGCGTGCGGACGCCCCCTGGCACCTGCTGGCCTGCGACGAGGCCGGCCTCCCCGCGGTCGCCGCTGCCCTCGAAGCGCTTCCCGCCGACGCCGTCGCCAAGGTGTTCATCGAGGTCGCCGGACCCGAGGACGAACTCGATCTCGACGCGCCCGCCGGGGCGGAGATCACGTGGGTGCATCGCGGCGGGCCCGCGGGCGAGGTCGACGACTCACTCGCCGGCGACAACGCGCCGCTGATCGAAGCGGTCCGCGCCACGGAGTGGCTCGACGGCGAGCCCCACGTGTTCATCCACGGTGAGGCGCAGGCGGTCATGCACAATCTGCGGGCCTACGTCCGCAAGGAGCGAGGAGTGGGGGCGGCGAACGCCTCCATCTCCGGATATTGGCGGCGCGGACGGACCGAGGAAGGCTTCCGCCAGTGGAAGGCCGACCTGCGGGCCGAGGAGGAAGGGGTCGGCGCCCAGGGCTGA
- a CDS encoding M23 family metallopeptidase, protein MRTPTPRFVAAILLAALWFAGPVATADSGEAYTVPLAPRPTVVTAYDEPEKRWQPGHRGVDLAAGPGQAVRAAGAGRVRFAGTVAGRPLVSVSHPDGVITTYEPVEADVDAGDHVSRGEIIGTVIGGHPGCPVLVCLHWGARRGSGRGADYLDPLGLLGAVRVRLKPVG, encoded by the coding sequence GTGCGAACTCCAACGCCACGCTTCGTGGCCGCCATCCTGCTCGCCGCCCTCTGGTTCGCCGGTCCGGTCGCGACGGCTGACTCGGGCGAGGCGTACACGGTACCGCTGGCGCCCCGGCCGACCGTCGTGACGGCCTACGACGAGCCCGAGAAGCGGTGGCAGCCAGGACATCGGGGCGTCGACCTCGCCGCCGGGCCCGGCCAGGCCGTCCGTGCGGCAGGCGCGGGCCGGGTGCGGTTCGCGGGAACCGTCGCCGGGCGGCCGCTGGTCTCGGTGTCGCATCCCGACGGCGTGATCACCACATACGAGCCGGTCGAGGCCGACGTCGACGCTGGCGACCACGTCTCGCGCGGCGAGATCATCGGAACGGTGATCGGCGGGCATCCGGGATGCCCGGTGCTCGTCTGCCTGCATTGGGGCGCTCGGCGCGGCAGCGGGCGCGGAGCGGACTACCTGGACCCCCTGGGTCTGCTCGGCGCGGTGCGAGTCCGGCTCAAACCGGTCGGATGA
- a CDS encoding tyrosine recombinase XerC codes for MLDDFADHLRLEKGRSEHTIRAYVGGARALVSFAGARGVAVGDIDLALLRAWLAELTRRGAARTTVARQVSAAKTFCAWAVREGYLATDPSQRLKAPKAHRTLPAVLAPAQAEAAIAATSADRAPDDPLALRDRAIVELLYASGVRVGELCGLDVGDVDADRRVMRVIGKGDKERSVPYGEPAARAVDDWLRAGRPALLTDASGAALLLGARGGRLDQRMARSVVARAVAASGGPATGPHGLRHSAATHLLEGGADLRVVQELLGHSSLATTQIYTHVSVERLRAVHRQAHPRA; via the coding sequence ATGCTCGACGACTTCGCCGACCACCTGCGCCTGGAGAAAGGGCGCAGTGAGCACACGATCCGTGCCTACGTCGGTGGCGCGCGCGCACTGGTCTCGTTCGCCGGTGCCCGGGGTGTCGCGGTCGGCGACATCGACCTCGCCCTACTGCGGGCCTGGCTCGCCGAACTGACCCGGCGGGGAGCGGCGCGTACGACCGTGGCCCGACAGGTCTCGGCGGCGAAGACCTTCTGCGCGTGGGCGGTCCGGGAGGGGTATCTGGCCACCGACCCGTCGCAGCGACTGAAAGCGCCCAAGGCGCATCGGACGCTGCCCGCGGTACTGGCTCCCGCCCAGGCCGAGGCCGCGATCGCGGCCACCAGCGCGGATCGCGCGCCCGACGACCCGCTCGCCCTGCGCGACCGGGCCATCGTGGAATTGCTGTACGCCAGTGGGGTTCGCGTGGGGGAGTTGTGCGGGCTGGATGTGGGCGACGTCGACGCCGACCGGCGGGTGATGCGGGTGATCGGCAAGGGGGACAAGGAACGTTCGGTCCCGTACGGCGAGCCGGCCGCGCGCGCGGTCGACGACTGGCTCCGCGCCGGGCGCCCGGCTCTGCTCACCGACGCCTCGGGGGCGGCGCTGCTCCTCGGCGCCCGCGGTGGTCGGCTCGACCAGCGGATGGCGCGCTCGGTCGTGGCACGCGCGGTCGCCGCGAGCGGCGGGCCGGCGACCGGACCGCACGGACTCCGGCACAGCGCCGCCACGCACCTGCTGGAGGGCGGCGCCGACCTGCGCGTCGTCCAGGAACTACTCGGTCACTCGTCGCTCGCGACGACGCAGATCTACACCCACGTGAGCGTCGAACGCCTACGCGCCGTCCACCGTCAGGCGCACCCCCGCGCCTGA
- a CDS encoding YifB family Mg chelatase-like AAA ATPase produces MGQPRPDPQIGCPGGSGPSATHGTGETVPMLGQTQSVGLNAFAARVVDVQASVSSGLPGFAVTGNPDPSVREARDRVRAAIKNSGFSFPELKVTVALSPADMPKVGSGFDLSMAVAILAATQQVSAERLSSTIFLGELGLDGSVRPIRGVLPAVIAARQEGYRRAVVPIETVAEAALVEGMDVGGATSLKEVTQWLAGDHVLDTVHDATASQAPPIPDMADVVGQQEARHALEIAAAGAHHVLMTGSPGIGKTMLARRLPGILPPLGLEDSLEVTAIHSLVGELSPGRPLITEPPFVAPHHSSSITALLGGGTGFARPGAASKAHRGVLFLDECAEMSVKSLESLREPLEDGEVRVPRRDGMAVYPARFQLILAANPCPCAPAHDVDCVCTAVVRRRYLGKLSGPLLDRVDIRVRMDPPGNAALMSGAGESSADVRARVTAARATAIERWSEFGWRTNAEVPGSALRQRFRLPPDVLRPIELFLRDGRVTARGADRALRLAWTLSDLRGSERPVEDDVAQALLYRDRGATW; encoded by the coding sequence ATGGGACAACCACGGCCTGATCCACAGATCGGCTGTCCGGGTGGTTCGGGACCGTCCGCGACGCATGGCACCGGCGAGACTGTGCCCATGTTGGGGCAAACACAGTCGGTGGGGCTCAATGCCTTTGCCGCGCGGGTGGTCGATGTGCAGGCGAGTGTGAGTTCGGGTCTGCCGGGATTCGCGGTGACGGGCAATCCGGATCCGTCGGTTCGGGAGGCGCGGGACCGGGTGCGGGCTGCGATCAAGAATTCCGGGTTCAGTTTTCCCGAGCTGAAGGTGACGGTGGCGTTGTCGCCGGCCGACATGCCGAAGGTCGGTTCGGGGTTCGATCTGTCGATGGCGGTCGCGATTCTGGCTGCCACTCAACAGGTGTCGGCGGAGAGGCTGTCGTCGACGATCTTCCTGGGCGAACTCGGTCTGGACGGCAGCGTGCGGCCGATCCGCGGGGTGTTGCCGGCGGTGATCGCCGCACGGCAGGAGGGATACCGGCGGGCGGTCGTGCCGATCGAGACCGTCGCCGAGGCGGCGCTCGTCGAGGGGATGGACGTCGGCGGCGCGACGAGTCTCAAAGAGGTGACACAGTGGCTGGCCGGAGACCATGTGCTCGACACCGTGCACGACGCGACGGCCTCGCAGGCGCCACCGATTCCGGACATGGCCGACGTGGTGGGGCAGCAGGAGGCCCGGCATGCGCTCGAGATCGCCGCGGCCGGAGCACATCACGTATTGATGACCGGATCGCCGGGAATCGGCAAGACGATGCTCGCGCGGCGGTTGCCGGGCATCCTGCCGCCGCTGGGTCTCGAGGACTCGCTGGAGGTGACGGCCATCCACTCCCTGGTGGGGGAGTTGTCGCCCGGCCGTCCACTGATCACCGAACCGCCGTTCGTGGCCCCGCACCACAGTTCGTCGATCACAGCCCTGCTCGGTGGCGGCACCGGTTTCGCCCGGCCGGGCGCGGCGTCCAAGGCGCATCGAGGAGTGCTGTTCCTCGACGAGTGCGCCGAGATGAGTGTCAAGTCGCTCGAATCCCTGCGGGAACCCCTCGAGGACGGCGAGGTGCGGGTGCCGCGGCGTGACGGCATGGCGGTCTATCCCGCGCGCTTTCAGCTGATCCTCGCGGCGAACCCGTGCCCGTGCGCGCCCGCCCACGATGTGGACTGCGTGTGCACGGCCGTCGTCCGGCGGCGCTACCTGGGCAAGCTGTCGGGGCCACTGCTCGACCGCGTGGACATCCGGGTGCGGATGGACCCGCCGGGGAACGCCGCGCTGATGAGTGGTGCCGGCGAGTCGAGTGCCGACGTCCGCGCCCGGGTCACCGCGGCGCGGGCCACCGCGATCGAGCGGTGGTCGGAGTTCGGGTGGCGCACCAACGCCGAGGTCCCCGGGTCCGCGTTGCGCCAGCGGTTCCGGCTGCCACCGGACGTTCTGCGGCCCATCGAACTGTTCCTCCGCGACGGCCGCGTGACGGCGCGCGGCGCCGATCGGGCACTGCGGCTGGCCTGGACCCTCAGCGATCTACGCGGATCCGAGCGCCCCGTCGAAGACGATGTCGCGCAGGCACTTCTGTACCGAGACAGAGGAGCGACCTGGTGA
- the bluB gene encoding 5,6-dimethylbenzimidazole synthase: MNHGTFDDAFVGDLDRLLRWRRDVRRFSREPLEPHLLPEILDAAELAPSVGNSQPWRWVEVRSTTARKAVRDSFTHCNADALDGYTGERAQLYSSLKLAGLDDAPVHLAVFCEPAVAQGQGLGRQTVPETLEYSVVTAISTLWLAARARGVGVGWVSIIEPDRVTAALALPSAWKLVAYLCIGYPAHDSETPELERVGWQARTASEGRHFVR; the protein is encoded by the coding sequence ATGAACCACGGAACTTTCGACGATGCGTTCGTCGGTGATCTCGACCGGCTGCTGCGATGGAGACGCGACGTCCGTCGCTTCAGCCGCGAGCCACTGGAACCACATCTGCTGCCCGAGATCCTCGACGCGGCCGAACTCGCGCCGTCGGTGGGCAACAGCCAGCCGTGGCGCTGGGTCGAAGTGCGGTCCACCACGGCCCGAAAGGCGGTGCGCGACAGCTTCACCCACTGCAATGCCGATGCGCTCGACGGCTACACGGGCGAGCGCGCACAGCTGTATTCGTCACTCAAGCTCGCCGGTCTCGATGACGCTCCCGTCCACCTCGCCGTGTTCTGCGAACCCGCTGTCGCCCAGGGCCAGGGACTCGGCCGACAAACAGTGCCCGAGACGTTGGAGTATTCGGTCGTCACCGCGATCTCCACACTCTGGCTGGCGGCGCGGGCCCGGGGCGTCGGGGTTGGGTGGGTGTCGATCATCGAACCTGATCGGGTGACCGCGGCTCTCGCGCTCCCGTCCGCGTGGAAGCTGGTCGCCTACCTGTGTATCGGCTACCCGGCCCACGACTCGGAGACGCCCGAACTCGAACGTGTCGGCTGGCAGGCTCGGACTGCGTCTGAGGGGCGCCACTTCGTGCGCTGA
- the rpsB gene encoding 30S ribosomal protein S2 has translation MAVVTMKQLLDSGAHFGHQTRRWNPKMKRFIFTDRNGIYIIDLQQTLTYIDKAYEFVKETVAHGGTILFVGTKKQAQESIAAEATRVGMPYVNQRWLGGMLTNFSTVHKRLQRLKELETMEQTGGFEGRTKKEILMLTREKNKLERTLGGIRDMAKVPSAVWVVDTNKEHIAVGEARKLNIPVIAILDTNCDPDLVDYPIPGNDDAIRSAALLTRVVASAVAEGVQARAGAASGDAKPEAGSGEPLAEWEQELLTQAAAPAGGDAAADAPAAQ, from the coding sequence ATGGCTGTCGTGACCATGAAGCAGCTGCTGGACAGCGGCGCACACTTCGGGCACCAGACCCGCCGTTGGAACCCGAAGATGAAGCGATTCATCTTCACCGACCGCAACGGCATCTACATCATCGATTTGCAGCAGACGCTGACCTACATCGACAAGGCGTACGAGTTCGTCAAGGAGACCGTCGCCCACGGCGGCACCATCCTCTTCGTCGGCACCAAGAAGCAGGCCCAGGAATCGATCGCCGCAGAGGCGACCCGTGTCGGCATGCCGTACGTCAACCAGCGGTGGCTCGGTGGCATGCTCACCAACTTCTCGACCGTCCACAAGCGCCTGCAGCGCCTGAAGGAGCTCGAGACCATGGAGCAGACCGGTGGCTTCGAGGGCCGCACCAAGAAAGAGATCTTGATGCTGACCCGCGAGAAGAACAAGCTCGAGCGCACGCTCGGCGGTATCCGCGACATGGCCAAGGTCCCCTCGGCCGTGTGGGTCGTCGACACCAACAAAGAGCACATCGCCGTCGGTGAGGCACGCAAGCTGAACATCCCGGTCATCGCGATCCTGGACACCAACTGCGATCCCGACCTCGTCGACTACCCGATCCCGGGCAACGACGACGCCATCCGCAGCGCAGCGCTGCTCACCCGCGTCGTGGCCTCGGCCGTGGCCGAGGGTGTCCAGGCCCGTGCCGGTGCCGCCAGCGGCGACGCCAAGCCCGAGGCCGGCAGCGGCGAACCGCTGGCAGAGTGGGAGCAGGAACTGCTGACCCAGGCCGCAGCACCGGCCGGCGGCGACGCCGCGGCCGACGCACCGGCTGCTCAGTAG
- a CDS encoding condensation domain-containing protein, with amino-acid sequence MMKFGLIEEWEPRAGHLTSWVASLASVTNADRAPVHPSPPSHQQEEYLRVAWRNESAGFRFARLCLMAFDVSAPLDVSAMTIAVNEFVRRHDSFRSWFSMEDDGSVLRHLVPPEVVDMVPVAYGDRDAPQLRTHVQDETSGPFNWDCFTFGAIEWEGGFTLYAAADHLNTDGISQAITCVDLLSLYMNEAFGGDVELPPVGSYLDYCARERDVSRRLTRRSPHVQRWIDLVQANGGRLPSFPLPLGTGGQTYTRSAIVNSTLFDEPTAARFEQICRELGANMIAGIMTAAALVYAEFTGRSEYFGMTPKSTRSGAAELKSVGWFTSLIPVPLTVDDDTTFRSLAPEAARSYESGKELTDISFHRVLELVESGDGIAVRSGWAVPMVSYIDVRKLPGVEIFEAGNGCLFGNRGSSEEVYMWVNRFSGETSITLLYPDTEIAHESVTQYVERFVAVMSAVADLGDYRPSLPALAP; translated from the coding sequence ATGATGAAGTTCGGCCTCATCGAGGAATGGGAGCCCCGCGCCGGTCACCTGACCAGCTGGGTGGCCTCCCTCGCTTCGGTGACGAATGCCGATCGGGCTCCTGTGCATCCCTCCCCGCCGTCCCACCAGCAGGAGGAGTACCTGCGGGTGGCCTGGCGCAACGAGTCCGCGGGGTTCCGTTTCGCCCGGCTCTGTCTCATGGCGTTCGACGTCTCGGCACCTCTGGACGTCTCCGCGATGACGATCGCGGTCAACGAGTTCGTGCGGCGCCACGACAGTTTCCGGTCCTGGTTCTCGATGGAGGACGACGGTTCGGTCCTCCGCCATCTCGTGCCCCCGGAAGTCGTCGACATGGTTCCGGTCGCATACGGCGACCGCGACGCCCCGCAGCTGCGGACGCATGTGCAGGACGAGACCTCGGGGCCGTTCAACTGGGACTGTTTCACCTTCGGGGCCATCGAGTGGGAGGGCGGGTTCACGCTCTACGCCGCGGCCGATCACCTCAACACCGACGGGATCTCACAGGCGATCACCTGCGTGGACCTGTTGTCGCTCTACATGAATGAGGCCTTCGGTGGCGACGTCGAGCTGCCCCCGGTCGGCAGCTACCTCGACTACTGCGCGCGCGAGCGCGACGTGTCGCGCCGGCTGACCCGTCGATCGCCGCACGTCCAGCGCTGGATCGATCTGGTGCAGGCGAACGGTGGGCGCCTGCCGAGTTTCCCGTTGCCGCTCGGCACCGGCGGGCAGACGTATACGCGCAGCGCAATCGTGAACTCGACCCTGTTCGACGAGCCCACGGCCGCGCGTTTCGAACAGATCTGTCGCGAACTGGGAGCCAACATGATCGCCGGGATCATGACGGCAGCCGCCCTCGTCTATGCCGAGTTCACCGGCCGGAGTGAGTATTTCGGGATGACGCCGAAGAGCACGAGGTCGGGCGCCGCGGAGCTGAAGTCGGTGGGCTGGTTCACGAGTCTGATCCCGGTTCCGCTCACCGTCGACGACGACACCACGTTCCGCTCGCTGGCACCGGAGGCCGCGCGCAGCTACGAGTCCGGAAAAGAGTTGACCGACATATCGTTCCACCGGGTCCTCGAACTCGTGGAATCCGGCGACGGCATCGCGGTCCGATCCGGCTGGGCGGTCCCGATGGTGTCCTACATCGACGTCCGCAAGCTCCCGGGCGTCGAGATCTTCGAAGCCGGGAACGGGTGCCTCTTCGGTAATCGCGGCAGCAGCGAGGAGGTGTACATGTGGGTCAACCGGTTCTCCGGCGAGACCTCGATCACGTTGCTGTACCCCGACACCGAGATCGCTCATGAGTCCGTGACGCAGTACGTCGAACGATTCGTCGCGGTGATGTCGGCGGTCGCCGACCTGGGCGACTACCGACCCTCGCTGCCGGCTCTCGCACCGTGA
- the tsf gene encoding translation elongation factor Ts, whose amino-acid sequence MANYTAADVKRLRELTGSGMLDCKNALANNDGDFDKAVEELRIKGAKDVGKRAERSTAEGLVAAKDGALIEINSETDFVAKNGEFQQLADDIVNAAAAAKTNDLDELKKAPLGDGTVDEAVAALSAKIGEKLELRRVAYYDGPVAVYLHKRASDLPPAVGVLVSYTGEGAGAEEAARGAAMQVAALKARYATRDEVPADVVENERRIAEQTAKEEGKPEQALPKIVEGRVNGFYKDVVLLDQSSVQDSKKTVKALLDDAGVTIKGFTRFEVGQA is encoded by the coding sequence ATGGCGAACTACACCGCAGCTGATGTGAAGCGTCTCCGTGAGCTCACCGGCTCTGGAATGCTCGACTGCAAGAACGCGCTGGCCAACAACGACGGCGATTTCGACAAGGCCGTCGAAGAACTGCGCATCAAGGGCGCCAAGGACGTGGGCAAGCGCGCCGAGCGCTCCACCGCCGAGGGCCTGGTCGCGGCCAAGGACGGCGCGCTCATCGAGATCAACTCCGAGACCGACTTCGTCGCGAAGAACGGTGAGTTCCAGCAGCTCGCCGACGACATCGTGAACGCGGCGGCCGCGGCGAAGACGAACGATCTCGACGAGCTGAAGAAGGCTCCGCTCGGCGACGGCACCGTCGATGAGGCCGTGGCGGCACTCTCGGCCAAGATCGGCGAGAAGCTCGAGCTGCGTCGCGTGGCCTACTACGACGGTCCGGTGGCCGTGTACCTGCACAAGCGTGCATCCGATCTGCCCCCGGCCGTCGGCGTGCTCGTGTCCTACACCGGCGAGGGCGCGGGTGCCGAAGAGGCCGCCCGCGGCGCCGCCATGCAGGTCGCTGCTCTCAAGGCGCGCTATGCCACTCGCGACGAGGTCCCCGCGGACGTCGTCGAGAACGAGCGTCGTATCGCCGAGCAGACCGCCAAGGAGGAGGGCAAGCCCGAGCAGGCTCTGCCCAAGATCGTGGAGGGTCGCGTCAACGGCTTCTACAAGGACGTCGTGCTGCTCGACCAGTCGTCGGTCCAGGACTCGAAGAAGACCGTGAAGGCACTGCTCGACGATGCCGGCGTGACCATCAAGGGCTTCACCCGGTTCGAGGTCGGCCAGGCCTGA
- the dprA gene encoding DNA-processing protein DprA: protein MTAHPPESIAWAYLARVAEPPCAAVIALVDDIGPVEAASAIRRRTVPAGHDAVLAATAARFDSDCAPDDLDAAERIGARLVTRADPEWPAWSLLALGQADTAARGGEPLALWVRGPARLDDLAAASVALIGSRAASSYGEHVTQTLASGVSAQGFAVLSGGAFGIDGAAHRAVVAAGGVTAAVMACGIDRDYPASHSALLAAIARTGAVISEYPPGTTAAKHRFLTRNRLVAAMSGATVVVEAGRRSGAANTAAWARKLGRPLGAVPGPVTSATSVGCHRMIADELAVLVSDVASVVNLVRPDGGGDIGRGRTKPTDGLDAEQLRVHDAIPGRGGVGIDEIAFAAGLDIGVVRSALAHLDVTGHVQNVDGRWRLA from the coding sequence GTGACCGCCCATCCTCCCGAGTCCATCGCCTGGGCCTACCTGGCGCGGGTCGCCGAACCGCCCTGTGCCGCGGTCATCGCGCTCGTCGACGACATCGGCCCGGTCGAGGCCGCGTCGGCGATCCGCCGGCGCACTGTGCCCGCCGGTCACGACGCGGTGCTCGCCGCGACCGCGGCTCGATTCGATTCCGACTGTGCACCAGATGATCTCGACGCCGCCGAGCGGATCGGTGCGCGCCTGGTGACCCGAGCCGACCCGGAATGGCCGGCCTGGTCACTGCTGGCGCTGGGGCAGGCCGACACCGCGGCGCGCGGTGGTGAACCGCTCGCGCTGTGGGTACGCGGCCCCGCCCGGCTCGACGACCTGGCCGCGGCGTCGGTCGCGTTGATAGGATCGCGCGCCGCGTCGTCCTATGGCGAACACGTCACGCAGACGCTCGCGTCGGGAGTGTCGGCCCAGGGTTTCGCGGTGCTGTCCGGCGGAGCGTTCGGCATCGACGGTGCTGCCCACCGCGCGGTCGTCGCGGCGGGCGGGGTGACCGCGGCGGTGATGGCCTGTGGGATCGACCGGGACTATCCGGCGTCGCACTCGGCTCTGTTGGCCGCGATCGCGCGCACGGGCGCGGTGATCAGTGAATATCCGCCGGGGACGACGGCCGCCAAGCACCGGTTCCTCACCCGGAACCGCCTGGTCGCGGCGATGAGTGGTGCGACAGTGGTGGTCGAGGCGGGGCGGAGATCCGGCGCGGCGAACACCGCCGCGTGGGCGCGCAAGCTCGGCCGGCCCCTCGGCGCGGTGCCCGGCCCGGTCACGTCGGCGACCTCGGTCGGCTGCCATCGGATGATCGCCGACGAACTCGCGGTGCTGGTCTCCGACGTCGCGTCGGTCGTCAACCTGGTGCGCCCCGATGGTGGCGGTGACATCGGCCGCGGCCGCACGAAGCCGACCGACGGGCTCGACGCCGAGCAGCTGCGGGTCCACGACGCCATTCCCGGCCGCGGCGGCGTGGGGATCGACGAGATCGCGTTCGCCGCGGGCCTCGACATCGGCGTGGTGCGGTCGGCGCTCGCGCACCTCGACGTCACGGGACACGTGCAGAACGTCGACGGACGGTGGCGGCTGGCGTGA